From the genome of Polypterus senegalus isolate Bchr_013 chromosome 8, ASM1683550v1, whole genome shotgun sequence:
gggtgcatgggagtttgcccgacggtctacatgtgttttgtggacttggaaaaggcattcgaccgtgtccctcgggaatcctgtgggggtgctcgggagtatggggtaccggacccctgataagagctgttcggtctctgtacaaccgtgtcagagcttggtccgcattgccgcagtaagtcgagcccgcttccagtgagagttggactcgccagggctgccctttgtcaccgattctgttcataacttttatggacagaatttctaggcgcagccagggtgttgaaggggtccgtttggtggactcaggattgggtcactgcttttgcagatgatgttgtcctgtttgcttcatcaggccgtgatcttcagctctctctggatcggttcgcagctgagtgtgaagcggctggggtgagaatcagcacctccaaatccgagagcatggtcctcagccggaaaagggtggagtgccctctcagggttggggagagatcctgccccaagtggaggagttcaagtatctcggggtcttgttcacgagtgagggaagaatggagcgtgagatcgacaggcggatcggtgcggcatccgcagtgatgcggctctgcatcggtctgtcgtggtgaaaaaggagctgagccgtaaggcaaagctctcaatttaccagtccatctacgctcctaccctcatctatggtcatgagctatgggtagtgaccgaaagaacgagatcgcgaatacaagcggctgaaatgagtttcctccgcagggtgtctgggctttcccttaaagatagggtgagaagctcagtcatccgggaggggctcagagtagagccgctgctcctccgcatcgagaggagtcagatgaggtggctcgggcatctgatcaggatgcctcctggacgcctccctggtgaggtgttccgggcacgtccaaccgggaggaggccccggggaagacccaggacacgctggagggactatgtctccggctggcctgggaacgcctttgggattctcccgaagagctggaagaagtggccggggagagggaagtctgggcttctctgcttaagctgctgcccccgcgacccgaccttggataagcagaagaggatggatggatgaatattagaACACTAATGTCCAGCCTAATGAATGATAGGACGAAGTTGAAACTAAAGCCGACACATTTTGAGGGTTTCACTTGGCAATGGGACagtataaatgaaacataaaattcctggaaaacaaagtataaaagaGAGGAAGTTATTTATACATAACTGAAATCATATTTAAACACAAAGCAGTTACCACAGATCAAGATCAGAATAAAGGAAAGATAATAGCAGCTCACCTTACAACAAAAGGTATCTACACCTggcaaaaaacaaccaaaaataaagacacagatttaaaAAGAGGTCTGAGGACAAAGAAAAACGTATAGAAAACAACtcacatcaattaattaatttgtgtCAGGACGGGAGCAAGCTTTAAGTTTAAAAGCCTTGCTTTATGCTTTAATATTTCATCAAATCTGATACCTTATAATGAGTATTCTCCACAATAACAGGAAACCAAGTATTTTGAGAAGAGCGCTGATCTTATATTCAGAAATTCACATAGTGTATTCACTACCACATTAGTTGTGTATTCAATCAATATCAGCAAGTACTATTTTTTTTCTAGGCAACTACTCACTACAAATGCTACAGCTTAAAGAGAAGTAATGTCTCAGTTTTCTTGCTTGCTTTactttctctctttctatatCAAATAACCCCTGCTTTGTACTGTCCTACAATTAAATTTGGGATCAATGATTGAGTATGCCGACCAGAtgataattattttacttctttgttGTTTTGCAACTGGCTCTCTACAGGGCCATGCTAATTGATATCTTAAAGAGCTTTTACAGCTTCTGATCTGATGCAGCTCTAACCTAATGAATATCATTACGCAACTGAACACACCTTCACAGATATCCTAACAAAAAGAAACCTACAGTAATTACTCCACTTCACCAAGCAATACAAACTTTAAATGAGAAGTCAGTGTATAAAATCTtccaagacaaaaatattacttaaaatatgcattcaaatGAATGATTCCACAAACATGTAGTGTTCTAATTCACTTCTAATGATTGTGCTAAGTTCTTAAGAAAGATCTGCAAGATCTAAAGCAGTATATCTGGCACACTCACAACAGTGTGCAAATAAGAATTGCAAGGGAAGTTGAGCTCAAATGAGCATAACATTGCTCTTGCATTTAGGAAAACCGAAACAAACACATTTAAGAGGTAAATTAAATTTATGTTACCAATTTACAATACTTTTAAATGGCAATTAGAATAAAGTGAGCACAAACAGCAGAGAGGTGGGTGCGGGGAGGTTCAGCTAACAGAAACAATACAAAGCATACAAATTTAGACTATAGCATTGTTTTTGACTGTATTATGTGACTACAGTATTCTTTACAACCATGGGTCATAAAATGTATACTGATATCATAGTATCCTTGTAGGCATTTTTCTCATTGGTCTATAAATTTCACAACCAATGCAGTATTTACTTAACATAACTGTGCAACATTTAAATATGGTAAACtttatgagataaaataaaagaaatcatttgcTCACAGTCTATCATTAAAACTTTGCTGACCCAATTACCCTAGGTGACTCCATACCATACAATTGTTGTATACACTGACATACTGCAGGGATGGAAAGCTGACTTCTCTCAGTTCACACAGAAAGTTGCAGGACCTTGTGGATTATGGTTTAATTCCTTAGTTACCACAACAGACCACAGTAGCATGTAAGCCTACAGTTCTGCTATATTGATTTGGCAGTAACTATGTGTCTGTGTCCAAGTGGTTGCTATGcctatgtcattccaacagatggtgcatcacaaacattaaaaccatTTTTACAAATCTAAttccaaatggcatgtaacagagacatatgcattacatggtgcactgcaaacgacAATGCAAAGGTATATGTtaattacttaaatttcaacATGTTTTAGACAGGCAGCatagttactgtatatgtgtgtgtgttatatatgtagctggaaatccacaaagggagcaaataaatcatgtatcttaaaatagtttttttattcctaagctttcaattcctaccaggaatcatcatcagaggaaaattattTTGAACCTAagacaatatatagcaaataagaaGGGGAGGACAGATGGATGTGGTAGGGGGGGTGGATTGATGAGGTGGGGTGTGGAGGGTGTTGGTCAAAAAAGTTTGCATGGTCTTCTTTTCAAGCTTGCATATGCTGGGcgcatgtccaaatgtctgttaatagcGTTTTCATTGGATAGCCATAATTCAGCCAGTTCTCAGACACTTTTcgtattagccttgaattttacttataCCGAGacacatttaaatgtgtgtccggtagaacttgtatgtgtgtaaatcagagattgtgggtcctttcttctgactgcGTTGTGATGTTCCTATATATGTGTGGCAAGTGTTTTTGATGTCTGCCGCACGTGTACCGCTGGATACGCATTACATGATATGCTATAAACCTCGttccatgtttctgctgctgATTTCTTGCTTTTAGCCGTAAACAAACTTTACGCAGCATGTTTCTAAGCTTGTACGCTAATTTAATGGATCATTTGCTcactttgtggatttccagctacaacTATGCAAACCGTTCCACAGACCTTtgcctccatatatatatatatatatatatacacacacacacacattgtataTATCACACTCATATTAAGAATTTACCAAATGTTCTGGAAGTGAGCAACATTAATGTACATTAGGGAGatcatttatttttggttttcaattttatttttggttttcatcGACCAACTTCTATATCAGAAAATAACTTTTGCTCTAAACAAAATATGCCACTTAATGGGAGGGCTTGCTGTTTCTTCCAGTCTGCAACATTTATTGGaactaatattttaaacaaaaaaaatatgtttttgcaaTAGTGAGGTTTAGTAAGTGTCAAgctttattcttttatttgatCAGAGCAGATATTTTATTATCAACACGCAAGCGCAAATAGCATCAGTCTAcaagttttgctggtgttcatgaTTGTTTGACATCTTATTGAAATTTATCTAGTGGTAAAAAGAATTAAGCTTTCATTCTTAAATAGCATTAGTTTATTTTACAGAACAACTTATTTTAATGAGCAGAAAGGTGCACACTGGAGCCTGCTAGTAAAGTCAAGGACAAAACAGACATGAATAGTGACAGGGACACCAGTCTGATACAGGACACATTCACTCACAAAACTACCATAGCTCATATTGGATcacttttaatttgaaataataaatggCCCCACATCTTTTGGAGAAACCTGAGAGAACCCACATAAAAATGGAGTGATTTTTAAATCCCATACAAAATGTGAACTTTAGACATCTAGAGCTAAAGCAACAACCATAAGCCACTCTCTCAAACAGAAAgtgagcaaataaaaaaaaaagtctaaacaaAGAATGTAGTGTAGGTGTGGCTGTAACCTGCCTGTCTGAAGAAAAGTGATTTGAGTAAACCTGCAGCCTGAACACAGTAAAATCACTAAATAAAGGTTACTATGGGATTTCTCCTTTTGAAGTCATTGCTCATTTTTAGTACTTTCAGGTTATGTTTTCTTGAATGTTTCCTTAGAAAGCAGTGAATTTTTGATAGGCAGTCACTGGTGGCATGCATGAAAACGTCAATTAATATGTTTTACTCACACTGGTGAATGATCATCACAAATGACTTACATCATAGAAATGTGAGCTTTTGCCACAACCAAGGAGAGTAAATATGGCAAGGCCTAATGGTTAAGGCCTTAATGCGCGTCAGCTGAATCCCTATCACTGCATTTactttaaattgtgtttatttcaaACAGGGTATGTCACTGAAACTATCAGTAGTAGAAATATgtaaagcaaaaccaaaaaaaaaaaaaattctataaatacatgcaaacataacatatgcacacacactgtCAGAACAGTGCAAATCTGAAGTTAAATTCTGGAAGAAGACAAAACTAAACCTAACAggttcatagaaaaaaaaaacaagttacacAATTTGgtcaaaatgtaaacatttaaaatctGCTGTCACATTTGCCATTTTCCCTGCATGAAACTGTATAAACACCTCATCAGCAATAGGTTATAAAAAAGGTTGTCTGTCTGAATTTCATAGAAAAGTGAAAAATACATTCTTGATAAGTAAATCTGAAGTTCCATTAGCAGAAGGAATTCACAGTTCAAAAagatattatttaaaacaaatgtctGAAACTTTTAAAGTCCCTCAGGAATGAAGTTTGAGGTCCTTCCTTCCGGCCAGTGGTTCAGAGTACTGCATATGAAGGATGCCTTCAGTGACATATTTTATTACAGcatatttctaaaacaaaagaTCAACTACTTTCAAATAAACGTTACTGattaatgttcattttctttttttaaatgtggtaGTCCCTTGAAAAAGTGGCTGCTTTATTTATATCCATATAGTACCAACTGAGGAAGATCATTAAAATGGTTCAGGTTCTTTTTAGGTGGGGGTGAATCctgttttacctttttattaactttgtatttctatttttcctcTTGTTTTCTAAGTTCTGATTGTGATGTAAATGGTTTGTATTGGTTAAGTTACTATTAGTTGTTTGATCGAATAGTGAGCCATGGTAATGTTctccttttgaaaataaaataaacatttacaagAAAGAAAGCTTCTTTGGTTATACTTCCACTTGTGTACTCATAAGCCTGGAACTTCTTAACTAAACATTTAAGACtgtcaaacaaaatctgaataaagtaaacattccatttctattatatacacacacattcattatttACATGCATATGTATGAATTGTTTCTCAGTACAtccactttaaaaaaagaaattacactGAGAACTGattgaaacagaaatctttaGCCACAGGTCTCTGAATGACTAAGGCTGGAACTGGAGAATCATTGCCAAAAATAAATAGGGCGCTTAATACCGGCAAAGGCAATTCCGAAAACAGTGGTTCTATTGACAGATGATTAAACAGTGATTAAATATCCTCAGAAATGTCAACATATTGTGTTCAGTATTTCAAATACTGTACTGAATGGTGACAGTCCTATGGATGCCCCAATTCTGTGGTTAACTTGGCAACTCTCAAAGCTTGTCACTAACATTTCTTTGTCAttcattgtcttttgtttttatttagtgaaCCCCAAGTTCGTTTGGCGTAATACGTCCGAGAATCCTTAAAGGGCAGCATTGGAAATTATGCCCCAAAAGTTCGATAATCCTACAGACATCTCATATATCACCACTTAACAACTAGAAAAAGCTAAACGATGCCAGAAACTGTTTCCTTCCTTCCTACGCTCGTCAAATGAAACTAATGTACACATTTCCAATGTCCCTGCGCCCGCTTTTCTGGTTCAAGCAGCGTTCCAGCATCTCCAGTGTGGACAGGAAGGTGTCCGTGTTCATGAAGTAGTCTCGCACCGCGCTCTCGTCCGTACTTGCCTTTTTCCGCCGATATTTACGGATGCTCTCCAAAAGTGCCCCTCTCATTTCTCTTGGTTTACCTGGGAGACCATACGCTATAAAGAGTCCCACGCAGTCCTCCCCAATCAAGGAACAAAACTCCTCGAGTTTCTCAACTTTGCCCTTGTCGCGGAAAAGTGCGTCCTCGACGCTCGTTGGCGTCCGGTCGTTTGTGGCAGGAGGAAGCGCGGGCGGCTGCGCGTTTTCCTTCAGCGCCGAATCGGACAACTGAGTCGTCTGCACCGTGAACTGCAGCCTGACGCTCTTATCCGGTCCAAAAAGGGTCCAGATCCAGTCGACCCCAAACAACAGAGACTGCTGCTTTGTCATCTTGCTTGTGGTGATGTGCTCCTCGACGCCCTTCTCGACACAGAAAGTGATGAAATTCACGAGAAAGATTTCGTTCAGAGTGTCCGTGCTGGGTTGAAGTTTACTCTGTGGGTCCTCGAAGCCCAGGTATTCTTTCAGTTTCTGCGCGGCGTACGCGATACCCTGCCCGAATACATCACACACTGCGTCAGTTTTTCGCTCTTGTTGTACAGGCTCCCGATCTTGCACTTGTCCCATTCTAATACCAGAACAGTGGAATCGGTATGCCAGCACATCCAGCCGACGGAGTACAACTCGAAGAGGCAGGTGAGTCAGATGCACCTGCGCGCGACGTCGCCCTAGTCGAGGGCGTGGCCTCAGCCCGGCCAGTGCAGCCCGCTCACCACGCCTTCCAGCGTCGAGCTAACGTAGCTGAAAGTAGAGCTTCCCAGACTTGTTTCTTTATGTAAGTAAACATTTCAAACATTAGTTTCCACTGTCACCTGAAAAACGCTACAAATTGGTTCTTTAAATTTTACAGGTATTAAAGGTTTTTGATTCGTTGTCTTTACGGAGGTGCATTTTCAAAGTTAAAAGCCCAAAACAGGTGTGAGCAGGTGCTGAAAAGGGTAGGCGGAAAGTCGCTTATTTGCTGGAATTTGCAATTAAAAGTAGCAGTGCGCGTCATTCTTACCCTTTACACGACGTGTTGTACGTGTTGTAGGTAGTTTTACCTTTGGGATGCTCATAGCTCAACATGTAAAGGTAAATGTGTTCCAGCAAAGTATCTCTGAAAATGACTTTGGCGAGAGAAAGTCGCCTGTTTCATCCCAAACACCACAGTACTCCTGTACTTTTAATcaaatgttaattgttttaactATGTATAgttctttttaatttgcatgcataaaCACACAGCGTTTCCATTTCGTCACATTTAAGtgcaaaatggacaaaaaaagtacttaaaattgaacgcattacacaatttatttAGGTATACAGTATTGTTCTTAATtgatttaacatgaaaatatttattcaaaagtaatatttttaacaatatgtaaGTTGAATTGAATAATAATTTGCCTAATTTTTGCCACGTTAGCTTTTTTGATCCAAAACTTCATTTGCTGGTCCGTCGCTGGTAAACTTTTTCTGGTGTGTCCCTATGAATCAGTCAGCAGTCTGTCTCTGGGACCTTCTTTCCATGTCCTTGATAtcctgatggaatctttcacCCTGCTCTTCACTCCCTGCGCCAAAAAAGGAATCCAAAAGGTAAACTTTGAGACTTGTGTTGTAACCCAGTTTCTTaaacttagtacattttttttatagtttgtttataatctttttttattgttacctAAAAACTTAGGAATTACCTCTCTGAATAATACCCAAgattcaaaaaagaaacaaattctgcatcagaaatcagttttctaatgTCAGGCTCGGCAAAAATTCCCTCTttcaatttagagtcacaaatCCAGAGACCTCCTGCACAAATGCATAAAAGAGGCTTCATCCTTTGATATGactttgacaaactgcttcattaaacaAAAGCCTAATATAAATCACTGGTAGCAGCTCTTTAGCTGGGACCACCAAGCCAAGCCTGATAATGCTTTTGTGATTAAGgtgtaacatttatttctagctGTCCATTCCTTCTAAACCCAATATAATTGTTGACTCTGCTGTCCCACGTCCCATGGGAATTTTGTATACCTTGATTGCTTGCCAAGCAAGATACACTGAACGTTTGGGGCTCTACATATGGACCAGTGGtgctaaaaatactttaaattagATTGTAATAGTAGAAAATATGAAATTCAAACAAATTGTCATTGAaatattaatgtttaaatataatgtgaaaacaaaaaaaaatgcaactgacagctaaaaatgttttgtgaaaaaatgttatgtgatagagaaaactttttcattttttaactcagTGCTCAGAAATAGAGtatataaaaatcacatgaaataatccaaacaatttttttcagtgtatactTGTATAATTTTGATTCCTTTTAACTGCAGGTTAAGTagactggtgattttaaattaGCCTTAATATGTTTGTGCACGTGTATGTTCTCCATGCAGTGGACAGGCGTCCTGCCCagtgattgtttctgccttgtgccctgtgcttgctggggtaggctccagctttCCTGCGATCCTACTCAGAATAAAACagatttggaagatggatggattgatacaAATATTGCTGTGTATTTGCATACCTACATAATCCAATTCGGGGTTCACTTCAAGGGCACACGTTTGCTGACAATATGCCAAATTTAAAGTTGCTAATGATAATACAAATGAATTTTTAGGAGGAGGCAGCTCCAAAGAGACacggagagaatgtgcaaattgtACACGGATGGACTGCCTGAAGCTTGATTCATTTTATGTTCACTTTTCCGGTTGAGGTTTTTTCGCTAGTAGACTGAGCTTCTCTTACCCCTGTAATAGTCTGCAGTTCCTTTTTGAGGATTCATAGTCCAGTGGAGAGATGATCACTCCTGGTTCTTCTCCAATGGTGGGTGCATTTGTAGTAGATATCTCTGGTGAAGCAACAGCCCTATTCTGATGGCCACCCTAATTGTCAAGTACCTGATTCTGGACGTGGAGAGGCAGTACAGCAACCCCATACAAAAAACCTAATGTCACCTACATCTTTCTGCATTCTCATTCTTCATCAGGTCACAGTCCTAAGCTGGtgatatattttaatttagaCAGTATTTTCCAAACTAACGATAATTAAATGCTTTGCAAAATATATTCATACCATTGCATTATGTTACTTTTGAACATATATGTCATGATATATAAGTTAATGCCAGTGAAagcattttgtttaaatacatttttatattggtTAATAAGGATAATAAGGTTAGTTAATGAAGAAGTTTTATAAACAAATGTGTTGTTAAATCTGAAAAATACGGAACTAGTCTAATCCAATATACACAgttttacaatacagtttatttttgtatagcccatacacag
Proteins encoded in this window:
- the LOC120534235 gene encoding rab15 effector protein-like, producing MGQVQDREPVQQERKTDAVCDVFGQGIAYAAQKLKEYLGFEDPQSKLQPSTDTLNEIFLVNFITFCVEKGVEEHITTSKMTKQQSLLFGVDWIWTLFGPDKSVRLQFTVQTTQLSDSALKENAQPPALPPATNDRTPTSVEDALFRDKGKVEKLEEFCSLIGEDCVGLFIAYGLPGKPREMRGALLESIRKYRRKKASTDESAVRDYFMNTDTFLSTLEMLERCLNQKSGRRDIGNVYISFI